A single window of Coleofasciculus sp. FACHB-T130 DNA harbors:
- a CDS encoding EamA family transporter, with product MPNDKREEGRTAPRPNRVGVALIAVSATGFATLAIFAKLAYAEGLDLSSTLAWRFTGAAVVLWAWLVWRDEWRLKPQDAIAATLLGGVGYAIQATLFFGALAYTSAGVAALLLYTYPAFVTVLAWVIEGDRPGFYRKIALGLALTGCLLTADLGGTTVQPLGLGLGIASGAWYALYLTFGARLVRSLSPVTTSAYLSLGAALSFMGAACLGRGLIIPQTSIALGTIAGLAAIATVLPIVTLFAGIQRLGTSRAAILSTIEPVVTVLLGIIFLGEQLVGRQILGGLLVVSSVVLIQAFPQD from the coding sequence ATGCCAAACGACAAACGAGAGGAAGGAAGAACCGCGCCTCGCCCCAATCGAGTGGGAGTTGCTCTGATAGCCGTCTCCGCAACGGGTTTTGCGACGCTGGCGATCTTCGCTAAGCTTGCCTATGCGGAAGGGTTAGATTTGTCCAGCACTCTGGCTTGGCGATTTACAGGCGCGGCAGTGGTACTCTGGGCGTGGCTGGTGTGGCGAGACGAGTGGCGCTTAAAACCGCAAGATGCGATCGCTGCCACCCTTTTGGGAGGTGTGGGGTATGCGATTCAAGCGACTCTGTTCTTTGGCGCTCTCGCTTATACCAGCGCTGGCGTTGCTGCTTTGCTACTTTACACCTATCCTGCCTTTGTCACTGTCTTGGCGTGGGTAATCGAAGGCGATCGCCCTGGATTCTACCGGAAGATTGCCCTCGGTTTAGCTCTCACGGGCTGTTTGCTGACTGCCGATTTGGGTGGAACCACCGTGCAGCCTTTAGGGTTAGGCCTGGGGATCGCATCGGGAGCCTGGTACGCACTTTATCTAACCTTTGGAGCGAGATTAGTGCGATCGCTCTCTCCGGTGACAACCAGCGCCTATCTGTCTCTGGGAGCCGCCCTCTCTTTTATGGGAGCCGCTTGTTTGGGGCGGGGGCTGATTATTCCCCAAACGAGCATTGCCCTAGGGACAATCGCCGGGTTGGCAGCGATCGCAACGGTGCTGCCCATCGTTACCTTGTTCGCGGGTATCCAGCGGCTGGGAACCTCCAGAGCTGCCATTCTCTCCACCATCGAACCCGTGGTGACGGTGCTGCTGGGAATCATTTTCCTAGGAGAGCAACTCGTAGGCAGACAAATATTGGGAGGGTTACTGGTAGTCAGTTCGGTGGTGTTAATTCAGGCGTTTCCTCAAGATTAG
- the aroF gene encoding 3-deoxy-7-phosphoheptulonate synthase — MMINAKLASQSHANHQTTVKLSEQVSIGGTELAIIGGPCTVESLEQMETVASQLAAAPVQALRGGVYKPRTSPYAFQGMGVEGLQILADVRSRYGIPVVTEVMSIGQIEAVATHADMLQIGSRNMQNFDLLKALGQAGKPILLKRGLASTIEEFVMAAEYILSHGNPDVVLCERGIRSFDNYTRNVLDLGAVAALKQITHLPVIVDPSHAVGKRELVAPLAKAAIACGADGLIIECHPEPEKSVSDARQALSLEDMVELVHSLRPVAAAVGRNISEVGAGFSLKPAPIHFSAKKPCGLTA; from the coding sequence ATCATGATTAACGCCAAACTTGCCTCGCAATCCCACGCCAATCACCAAACTACTGTCAAACTTTCCGAACAAGTTTCCATCGGTGGGACGGAACTTGCGATCATCGGGGGGCCTTGTACAGTGGAAAGCTTGGAACAGATGGAAACGGTCGCTAGCCAACTCGCCGCAGCGCCCGTTCAGGCGCTGCGTGGCGGTGTCTACAAACCCCGTACCTCTCCTTATGCGTTCCAGGGAATGGGAGTGGAAGGACTCCAGATTTTGGCAGATGTGCGATCGCGTTATGGCATACCCGTCGTCACAGAAGTGATGTCAATTGGGCAAATAGAAGCTGTTGCGACTCATGCGGATATGCTGCAAATTGGGAGCCGTAATATGCAAAACTTCGATTTGCTGAAAGCTTTGGGACAAGCTGGCAAGCCAATATTGCTCAAACGTGGTCTAGCTTCTACGATTGAAGAATTTGTCATGGCGGCGGAATATATTTTAAGCCACGGCAATCCCGATGTGGTGCTGTGCGAACGGGGTATTCGCAGCTTCGATAACTATACGCGCAATGTGCTGGATTTAGGCGCGGTAGCTGCTTTGAAGCAGATAACCCACTTGCCAGTCATTGTCGATCCGTCTCATGCCGTCGGTAAGCGGGAATTGGTAGCACCTTTGGCAAAGGCAGCGATCGCCTGTGGTGCAGATGGCTTAATTATTGAGTGTCATCCAGAACCCGAAAAATCCGTTTCCGATGCTCGTCAGGCGCTTTCTTTAGAAGATATGGTGGAGCTCGTTCATAGTTTAAGACCTGTAGCCGCAGCGGTTGGGCGAAATATATCCGAAGTAGGGGCGGGTTTCAGTTTAAAACCTGCCCCTATTCATTTCTCTGCCAAGAAACCATGTGGACTAACGGCTTAA
- a CDS encoding SWIM zinc finger family protein, translating to MAQFSRTWWGKRFIQALEAFTDPSRLGRGRSYANGGKVLHYKIDQNEINAVVKGSVNLYFGVYKEPTYIINIEITRIDKSSWSKAIKHISSKASFVSKLLMNEVPDNIEDAFSDLGLHLLPHNRKDFKTNCSCPDYANPCKHIAGVYYLVASQLDHNPFLLFELRGLSKEALQAELAKSPLGEVLSTELTAKEIPLEPSASYYTPLEKVPVTEKINHREFWLGTKRLPQTVEVASLASLPAILIKKQGDFPPFWKKDSSFIEVMEEFYERVKTKNKDVM from the coding sequence ATGGCTCAATTTAGCCGTACATGGTGGGGAAAACGCTTCATTCAAGCCTTAGAAGCTTTTACCGATCCTTCGAGATTAGGACGAGGACGTTCTTATGCGAATGGGGGGAAAGTCCTCCACTACAAAATTGACCAGAATGAAATTAATGCTGTTGTCAAAGGTTCAGTGAATCTCTATTTTGGAGTTTATAAAGAGCCAACCTATATTATCAATATTGAAATTACACGGATTGATAAATCCAGTTGGTCGAAGGCGATTAAACACATTTCATCAAAAGCTAGCTTTGTCTCCAAGCTATTGATGAATGAAGTTCCCGATAATATTGAAGATGCTTTTTCTGACCTAGGATTGCATCTTCTCCCCCACAATCGCAAAGATTTTAAAACCAATTGTTCTTGTCCAGATTACGCCAATCCCTGCAAACACATCGCGGGTGTCTACTACTTGGTAGCGTCCCAACTAGACCACAATCCGTTTCTCTTGTTTGAACTCAGAGGTTTATCTAAAGAGGCACTGCAAGCGGAACTGGCAAAATCTCCTTTAGGAGAGGTTTTATCCACTGAACTCACAGCAAAAGAAATCCCTTTAGAACCCTCCGCGTCTTACTACACTCCACTGGAAAAAGTCCCGGTTACGGAGAAGATAAATCATAGAGAATTTTGGCTGGGGACTAAACGACTGCCTCAAACTGTTGAAGTGGCATCGCTGGCAAGCTTGCCAGCAATTTTGATTAAAAAGCAGGGGGATTTTCCGCCTTTTTGGAAGAAAGATAGTTCTTTTATTGAAGTGATGGAGGAGTTTTATGAGCGGGTGAAAACAAAAAATAAAGATGTGATGTAA
- a CDS encoding DEAD/DEAH box helicase — MKILHGTWIPKAEANFLQTGAFYLWVETPIFKKRRNSQKNIHPSHLAKDDLEAFLTNELGIATAPYHKISENISTQYIALPTANNQPLPSPELIKYLEEEVNEDYEEFTDWEIDTYEVNARVKTGSYSYAKVNNVIKLLNDIHFLALHNFGEIIIGSDLLFWYHYTQAFKQIIFKDQYIPSLKYRELPAVTKGKRKQTANSFEIYSGWEIVSEKYETLIQRYADYMPLVCVAGSSVPRTTVEFFSKESLLRHFSECLLHEIVTHTPSTAKFDQQITDTILYDCFYPDSKNPQTTEKALEEYKQWYGWKAKLTRSQNTGNFDLCFQLKEANSETDNWQIVFLANSKQDPSLKLSLGDYWRLNQKSKKDIQKYFGKDFENNLLLNLGYAARMYPKLWQGLETDQPIGLQLNLQEAFEFLKESAWVLEDSGYKVIVPAWWTPDGRRKARIRLKTSSRSVGKSKAANKGYFNLDAIVEYQYELSIGGQPVTQKEWQQLVKAKTPLVQFRGQWIELDQEKMQQMLEFWQSQAKEQPEMTLLDFMKLAAAAEDDIEVEHDQTLSEMMAKLEDKSRLEPVQNPPRLQGSLREYQKRGVSWLQYLETLGLNGCLADDMGLGKSVQVIARLVNEKESADSILPTLLIAPTSVVGNWQKEIEKFAPHLQAMVHHGTSRIQQVADFKEACLKHDVVITSFTLARKDEKLLHSLKWHRVVVDEAQNIKNPKAAQTKAILKLTANHRLALTGTPVENRLLDLWSIFNFLNPGYLGKEAQFRKGFEIPIQKDNNRVKSTTLKKLVEPFILRRVKTDQSIINDLPDKVEQKLYCNLTKEQASLYEAVVKDVSEKINDSEGIQRKGLILSTLLRLKQICNHPAQFLQDGSEFSTARSHKLSRLAEMVEEAISEGESLLIFSQFKEICDSLEKYLKHTCHYNTYYIHGGTNRNKREQMITEFQNPETEPSVFILSLKAGGVGITLTKANHVFHFDRWWNPAVEDQATDRAFRIGQNKNVFVHKFIAIGTLEERIDKMIEDKKKLSSAVVGTDEAWLTELDNEAFKQLISLNKAAILE; from the coding sequence ATGAAAATCCTCCACGGTACTTGGATTCCTAAGGCAGAAGCTAATTTCCTACAAACAGGTGCATTTTACCTGTGGGTAGAAACCCCAATTTTCAAAAAACGCCGCAACTCGCAAAAAAACATCCATCCCAGCCATCTTGCCAAAGACGACTTGGAAGCTTTTCTAACCAATGAACTGGGAATCGCCACAGCACCCTATCATAAGATTAGCGAGAATATTTCTACTCAATACATTGCTCTTCCCACCGCGAACAACCAGCCTCTTCCTTCTCCTGAATTAATTAAATATTTGGAAGAAGAAGTTAACGAAGACTATGAAGAATTTACGGACTGGGAAATTGATACCTATGAAGTGAACGCTAGGGTGAAAACCGGCAGTTATAGCTATGCCAAGGTCAATAATGTTATTAAACTGCTTAACGATATTCACTTCTTGGCTTTACATAATTTTGGTGAAATTATTATCGGTTCAGACCTTCTATTTTGGTATCACTATACCCAAGCATTTAAACAAATTATATTCAAAGACCAATATATTCCCAGCCTCAAATATCGAGAACTTCCTGCTGTAACCAAAGGAAAACGCAAGCAAACCGCTAATTCCTTTGAAATTTATTCAGGATGGGAGATTGTTTCTGAAAAATACGAAACATTAATTCAAAGATATGCAGACTATATGCCTCTAGTCTGCGTTGCCGGTTCTTCCGTACCCAGGACAACAGTAGAATTTTTTTCTAAAGAAAGCTTACTCCGTCACTTTTCTGAATGTCTGTTGCATGAAATTGTCACCCATACTCCCTCGACTGCTAAATTCGATCAGCAGATTACAGATACCATCCTTTATGATTGTTTCTATCCGGACAGCAAAAACCCGCAAACTACCGAAAAAGCTTTAGAAGAATACAAACAATGGTATGGCTGGAAAGCTAAACTAACCCGCAGCCAAAATACGGGAAATTTTGACCTTTGCTTTCAGTTAAAAGAAGCTAACTCTGAAACAGATAACTGGCAAATTGTTTTCTTGGCTAACTCCAAACAAGATCCATCCTTAAAACTTTCTTTAGGGGATTATTGGCGGCTGAATCAGAAAAGTAAAAAAGATATTCAAAAATACTTTGGCAAAGATTTTGAAAATAATCTGCTTTTGAATTTGGGATATGCAGCGCGGATGTATCCTAAACTGTGGCAGGGATTAGAAACTGACCAGCCAATCGGGTTGCAACTTAATCTGCAAGAAGCCTTTGAATTTCTCAAAGAAAGCGCCTGGGTATTAGAAGATTCCGGTTACAAAGTCATCGTTCCCGCCTGGTGGACGCCGGATGGTCGTCGGAAAGCTAGAATTCGGCTGAAAACGTCTTCTCGAAGCGTTGGTAAATCCAAAGCTGCTAACAAAGGATACTTTAATTTAGACGCGATTGTTGAGTATCAATACGAGCTATCAATTGGCGGTCAGCCGGTTACTCAAAAAGAATGGCAGCAACTCGTCAAAGCTAAAACGCCGCTGGTGCAATTTCGCGGTCAGTGGATAGAACTAGACCAAGAAAAGATGCAGCAGATGTTGGAATTCTGGCAATCTCAGGCTAAAGAACAGCCAGAAATGACTTTGTTAGATTTCATGAAATTAGCCGCAGCAGCGGAGGATGATATTGAAGTCGAGCATGACCAGACATTGTCAGAAATGATGGCGAAATTGGAGGATAAAAGTAGACTAGAGCCGGTTCAAAATCCGCCAAGGTTGCAAGGAAGTTTACGCGAATACCAAAAACGCGGTGTGTCTTGGTTGCAATATTTAGAAACGCTCGGTCTAAATGGTTGTCTTGCCGATGATATGGGATTGGGTAAGTCGGTTCAAGTCATTGCTCGGCTGGTGAATGAAAAAGAATCTGCCGATTCAATCCTACCAACTTTGTTAATTGCACCGACATCAGTTGTCGGAAATTGGCAAAAAGAAATCGAAAAATTTGCGCCTCATCTACAAGCAATGGTGCATCATGGCACTAGCCGCATTCAACAAGTCGCTGATTTTAAAGAAGCTTGCCTTAAGCATGATGTCGTGATTACATCGTTTACTTTGGCTCGAAAAGATGAAAAACTTTTGCACAGCCTAAAATGGCATCGAGTGGTGGTGGATGAAGCGCAAAATATTAAAAATCCTAAAGCTGCTCAAACTAAGGCAATTTTAAAATTGACCGCTAACCATCGACTGGCACTAACGGGAACCCCAGTAGAAAATAGGTTACTGGATTTATGGTCGATTTTTAACTTTCTGAATCCTGGCTATTTAGGTAAAGAAGCACAATTTCGTAAGGGTTTTGAGATTCCGATTCAGAAAGACAATAATCGGGTGAAGTCTACGACTTTGAAGAAATTGGTAGAGCCTTTTATTTTACGTCGAGTCAAGACTGACCAATCAATTATTAACGATCTGCCAGATAAAGTTGAACAAAAATTATATTGCAATTTGACAAAAGAACAAGCTTCTCTTTATGAGGCTGTCGTCAAAGATGTGAGCGAAAAAATCAATGATTCCGAAGGCATTCAGCGCAAAGGGTTAATTTTGTCAACATTGCTGAGGCTGAAACAAATCTGCAATCATCCAGCGCAATTTTTACAAGATGGGAGCGAATTTTCAACCGCGCGATCGCATAAACTTAGCCGTCTTGCAGAAATGGTTGAGGAAGCCATTTCTGAAGGCGAAAGTTTGTTAATTTTTAGCCAATTCAAGGAAATCTGCGACTCTCTAGAAAAATACCTTAAGCATACTTGTCACTACAACACTTATTACATTCATGGAGGCACCAACCGCAACAAGCGAGAACAAATGATTACCGAATTTCAAAATCCCGAAACTGAACCATCGGTGTTTATTCTCTCTCTTAAAGCTGGCGGTGTTGGCATTACGCTAACGAAAGCAAATCACGTCTTTCACTTTGACCGCTGGTGGAACCCCGCCGTTGAAGATCAGGCGACAGATAGAGCTTTTCGGATTGGTCAGAATAAAAATGTATTTGTTCACAAATTTATTGCAATTGGGACTTTGGAAGAACGCATCGATAAAATGATTGAAGATAAGAAAAAGCTGTCTTCTGCTGTTGTCGGTACCGATGAAGCTTGGCTGACAGAACTTGATAACGAAGCCTTTAAACAACTGATTTCACTGAACAAAGCTGCAATTTTGGAGTAA